In the Bacillota bacterium genome, one interval contains:
- the whiA gene encoding DNA-binding protein WhiA, with amino-acid sequence MYKTFSFKVKDELSRLQPGKLCCLQSELLGFLRAGAVLEAGQSGIQVIATTESPSVARRVFLLLKHTSALNVKISREPRRMQHHNLYSVRLPTQPGLKEFLIRLGFLRSGTGADKTVIPPADCCRRSYLRGFFLGSGSLSNPERFYHLELVTGSRRSAAHLIRLLLGFNLRARRVERKDRQVVYLKDGDDIAAFLTLIGAVTSRLELENIRVVKGVRNQVNRLVNCETANLSKTVEAACRQLAAIRCLVDNVGLENLPRPLREVARLRLEHPEATLKELGAQLDPPLGKSGVNHRLRRLEQMAADFKIE; translated from the coding sequence ATGTACAAGACGTTTTCCTTCAAGGTAAAAGATGAACTGTCTCGGCTGCAGCCAGGGAAGTTATGCTGTTTGCAGTCTGAGCTGCTGGGTTTTCTCCGCGCTGGGGCTGTGCTGGAAGCAGGGCAGTCAGGGATACAGGTGATTGCAACTACCGAGAGTCCCTCCGTAGCCCGGCGTGTTTTTCTGCTGCTCAAGCATACGTCAGCTTTAAACGTCAAAATTTCACGGGAGCCCCGCCGTATGCAGCATCACAACCTCTATTCTGTGCGCCTACCGACCCAGCCCGGATTAAAAGAATTCCTGATCCGACTGGGATTTCTGCGCAGTGGCACCGGCGCCGACAAGACAGTGATTCCGCCGGCCGACTGCTGTCGCCGGAGCTACCTCAGAGGATTCTTTCTCGGTTCCGGCTCGTTGAGCAACCCGGAGCGCTTCTATCACCTGGAGCTGGTAACCGGGAGCCGGCGCAGCGCCGCTCACCTAATTCGGCTGCTCCTGGGGTTCAATTTGCGGGCCCGGCGCGTGGAGCGTAAAGATCGTCAGGTGGTCTATCTGAAGGACGGGGATGACATCGCTGCTTTTCTGACCCTGATCGGCGCTGTAACCAGCCGTCTGGAATTGGAAAATATCCGGGTGGTTAAAGGCGTGCGCAACCAAGTGAACCGCCTAGTTAACTGTGAAACGGCGAACCTCAGTAAGACCGTGGAAGCAGCATGCCGGCAGCTAGCCGCCATTCGCTGCCTGGTGGACAATGTGGGTCTGGAGAACTTGCCGCGGCCCCTGCGGGAGGTGGCACGGCTGCGCCTGGAGCACCCGGAGGCAACTTTAAAGGAGCTGGGAGCGCAGCTGGATCCTCCCCTGGGAAAATCCGGAGTCAATCACCGGTTACGTCGATTAGAACAAATGGCCGCTGACTTTAAGATCGAGTAA
- a CDS encoding YvcK family protein → MRLNSKPKRHPQGPRVVALGGGTGLSTLLRGLKEYTDNITAIVTVTDTGGSSGRLRLELGMLPPGDVRNCLVALADTEPLMEQLFQYRFPGGSGLAGHSFGNLFLATMCEVVGDFEGAIKETSRVLKVRGQVLPATLTSANLVAEYVDGTVARGETSICRPGVPIRRLSLDPPECQPVPDALAAIATADLIVLGPGSLYTSILPNLLVQGIPEALASSPAVKVYVVNVMTQPGETDGYTAADHIRAVVDQGGQQIIDWALVNTQGPVGGTLVRYREEGAEPVSVNRQELEGFGLRIKEAPLLYVNDMARHDPDKLAQSVLALLT, encoded by the coding sequence ATAAGGTTGAATTCTAAGCCCAAAAGACACCCCCAGGGGCCCAGAGTTGTGGCCTTGGGTGGGGGCACCGGTCTTTCCACCCTCCTGCGGGGACTTAAAGAATACACTGACAATATCACCGCCATTGTAACCGTTACCGATACCGGCGGCAGTTCCGGGCGCCTGCGCTTGGAGCTGGGGATGTTGCCGCCGGGGGATGTGCGCAATTGCCTGGTGGCTTTAGCCGATACGGAACCTCTGATGGAACAGCTGTTTCAATATCGGTTTCCCGGCGGAAGTGGATTGGCCGGACATAGCTTCGGCAACCTATTTCTGGCCACCATGTGCGAAGTGGTAGGGGACTTCGAGGGCGCAATTAAGGAAACAAGCCGGGTGCTTAAAGTTCGAGGGCAAGTGTTGCCGGCCACCTTAACCAGTGCCAACTTAGTGGCAGAGTACGTAGACGGCACCGTGGCTCGAGGCGAAACCAGCATTTGCCGCCCGGGAGTGCCGATACGTCGGTTAAGTCTGGATCCGCCTGAATGTCAACCGGTCCCGGATGCATTAGCTGCTATAGCGACGGCGGATCTAATTGTCTTAGGCCCCGGGAGTCTGTATACCAGCATTTTGCCCAACCTGCTGGTTCAGGGCATACCGGAGGCTTTAGCGTCCAGCCCGGCGGTGAAAGTGTATGTGGTAAACGTGATGACTCAGCCGGGGGAAACGGACGGTTACACTGCTGCGGACCATATTCGGGCCGTGGTCGACCAAGGCGGGCAACAAATTATTGATTGGGCCCTGGTCAATACTCAGGGTCCTGTAGGCGGTACTTTGGTCCGGTATCGGGAAGAAGGAGCCGAGCCGGTATCGGTAAACAGACAAGAACTCGAGGGTTTTGGTCTGCGGATCAAGGAAGCGCCTCTCTTGTACGTTAATGACATGGCCCGACACGATCCGGACAAACTAGCTCAGTCGGTATTAGCGCTATTGACCTGA
- the rapZ gene encoding RNase adapter RapZ: MQAFVIVSGLSGAGKSTAVRVLEDMGYFCVDNLPPDLLPKFAELCLQGKVNKVALGIDIRGGGFFEHILERLKALERMGLKYRIIFLQASDETLIRRYKETRRRHPLAKEGRVLEGIADERKRMQELQSRATYVIDTTNTTPAQLKEEIRTLFAEGEDLERLLITLVSFGFKFGVPLDVDMVFDVRFLPNPYYVETLRDCTGKDEAVRDYVLQWPVTQEFLTRVLQLIEFLIPHFIAEGKTSLVLGIGCTGGRHRSVTLAEELSGHLSANNHRVFVQHRDVDKDMEA; this comes from the coding sequence ATGCAAGCATTTGTGATCGTCAGCGGGTTGTCTGGGGCCGGAAAATCCACTGCTGTACGGGTGCTGGAAGATATGGGCTACTTTTGTGTGGATAACTTGCCGCCGGATTTGTTACCCAAGTTTGCTGAGTTGTGCCTGCAAGGTAAAGTGAACAAGGTGGCCCTGGGTATCGATATCAGAGGCGGGGGTTTCTTTGAGCACATCTTGGAACGCTTAAAAGCGCTGGAACGGATGGGGCTTAAATACCGCATTATTTTTCTTCAAGCCTCCGACGAGACTTTGATTCGCCGGTATAAAGAAACCCGGCGGCGGCACCCTTTGGCCAAGGAAGGACGGGTTCTTGAGGGTATTGCCGACGAGCGGAAACGGATGCAGGAACTACAAAGCCGGGCCACCTATGTTATCGATACCACTAATACCACCCCGGCTCAACTGAAGGAAGAAATCCGGACCCTGTTTGCGGAAGGCGAAGACTTAGAGCGACTGTTGATCACCCTGGTAAGTTTCGGGTTCAAGTTTGGTGTACCGCTTGATGTGGACATGGTCTTTGATGTTCGGTTCTTGCCCAATCCTTACTATGTGGAAACCCTGCGGGATTGTACCGGCAAAGATGAGGCGGTAAGAGACTATGTGCTTCAGTGGCCGGTGACGCAAGAGTTCTTGACTAGGGTTCTGCAGTTGATTGAATTTCTTATTCCTCATTTTATCGCTGAAGGTAAAACTAGCTTGGTTCTCGGCATCGGCTGTACCGGCGGGCGCCATCGCTCCGTAACCTTAGCCGAAGAACTGAGCGGCCACCTCAGTGCGAACAACCACCGCGTCTTTGTGCAACATCGGGACGTGGATAAGGATATGGAGGCATAA